The following coding sequences lie in one Glycine soja cultivar W05 chromosome 16, ASM419377v2, whole genome shotgun sequence genomic window:
- the LOC114390376 gene encoding LRR receptor-like serine/threonine-protein kinase FLS2, giving the protein MATYTRSESLMFLLIFSTLTSISEPCHMVDKEALLEFKSRIISDPSKLLHSWTPSSDCCHNWEGIACGSTGRVISLTRTGVVYDVDDIPLETYMSGTLSPYLGNLSGLQVLDLSNLKQLHGPMPPELAKLSHLRKLFLYSNKFTGGIPATFQNLSRLENLYLDNNQLSGNVPSSVFASLKYLSELSLSGNKLSGRIPSSIGSMVFLTRLDIHQNNFHGNIPFSIGNLVNLKGLDFSYNQISGRIPESIGRLSNLVFLDLMHNRVIGSLPFPIGDLISLKFCRLSENMLNGILPYSIGKLKNVQRLILENNKLTGMLPATIGHLTSLTDLFLTNNEFSGEIPPSFGNLINLQTLDLSRNQLSGELPHQLAKLDSLQTLDLSFNPLGLAKVPKWFSKLRVFQLKLANTGIKGQLPQWLSYSSVATLDLSSNALTGKLPWWIGNMTHLSFLNLSNNEFHSSIPVTFKNLSSLMDLDLHSNKLTGSLRVVFEKEVQFSLGHFNTIDLSNNKFCGPIGENIGEKASMSSIKFLALSHNPLGGSIPQSIGKLRELEVLDLEDSELLGNIPEELGSVETLTKINLSKNKLSGNIPDKVINLKRLEEFDVSRNRLRGRIPPHTAMFPISAFVGNLGLCGPPLPPCKLC; this is encoded by the coding sequence ATGGCCACATACACACGAAGCGAATCCTTAATGTTCCTTCTCATTTTCTCAACTTTAACCTCAATTTCAGAGCCATGTCACATGGTGGACAAAGAAGCATTACTAGAATTCAAGAGCAGGATCATCTCTGACCCTTCAAAACTGCTGCATTCTTGGACACCTTCCTCTGACTGTTGCCACAATTGGGAAGGCATCGCATGTGGTTCCACCGGCAGGGTCATCAGCCTCACTCGAACTGGTGTAGTGTACGACGTCGATGACATCCCTCTAGAAACATACATGTCAGGAACGTTATCACCTTATCTTGGAAACTTGTCAGGTTTGCAAGTTTTGGACCTTAGCAATCTGAAGCAGTTGCATGGTCCAATGCCTCCAGAACTGGCCAAGTTATCCCACTTGAGAAAACTTTTTCTCTACTCAAACAAGTTCACTGGTGGCATTCCAGCAACATTCCAAAACCTTTCACGGCTTGAAAATTTGTACCTTGACAACAACCAATTATCTGGTAATGTTCCTTCTTCTGTCTTTGCCTCATTGAAATATCTTTCAGAACTTAGTCTATCTGGGAACAAGCTTTCTGGGAGGATTCCTTCTTCCATTGGAAGCATGGTGTTTCTCACTAGGCTTGATATTCACCAAAACAATTTCCATGGCAACATTCCTTTTAGCATTGGCAATCTTGTGAATCTCAAGGGCTTGGATTTCTCATATAATCAGATTAGTGGAAGAATTCCAGAGTCAATTGGGAGGCTCTCGAATTTGGTTTTTCTAGATCTGATGCATAATAGGGTCATTGGGAGCCTCCCTTTTCCTATTGGGGATTTAATTTCTCTAAAGTTTTGCAGGTTATCAGAAAACATGCTAAATGGCATTTTACCTTATTCCATTGGAAAACTCAAGAATGTGCAAAGGCTAATTCTTGAGAACAACAAACTCACTGGGATGTTACCTGCCACCATTGGCCATCTAACCAGCTTAACCGATTTATTTCTTACAAACAATGAATTCAGTGGCGAAATTCCACCTTCCTTTGGCAATTTAATTAACCTTCAAACACTTGATTTGTCAAGGAACCAACTTTCTGGTGAACTTCCTCATCAACTTGCTAAACTAGATAGTTTGCAAACCTTAGACTTGTCATTCAACCCACTAGGACTAGCCAAAGTACCCAAATGGTTTTCCAAATTGAGAGTTTTTCAGTTAAAATTGGCTAACACAGGGATTAAAGGCCAACTTCCACAGTGGCTCTCATATTCATCCGTGGCAACCCTTGATTTGTCAAGCAATGCATTAACGGGGAAATTGCCTTGGTGGATTGGAAACATGACTCACCTTTCCTTCCTGAACCTCTCAAACAACGAGTTTCATTCGTCCATCCCGGTGACATTCAAGAACCTCTCTTCTCTGATGGACCTTGATCTTCACTCCAATAAGCTCACAGGCTCTCTCAGAGTGGTGTTTGAGAAAGAGGTTCAGTTTTCACTAGGCCATTTCAACACCATTGACCTATCCAACAACAAGTTTTGTGGCCCCATCGGTGAGAACATTGGAGAAAAGGCCTCAATgagttcaattaaatttcttgcATTGTCACACAACCCTTTGGGAGGATCTATACCACAGTCAATTGGGAAACTGAGAGAATTGGAGGTTCTGGACCTTGAGGACAGTGAGCTCTTGGGGAACATACCTGAAGAACTTGGTTCTGTTGAAACGTTAACAAAGATTAACCTTTCAAAGAACAAGTTAAGTGGCAACATACCGGACAAGGTCATAAATTTGAAGAGGCTTGAAGAGTTTGATGTGTCAAGGAACCGACTCAGAGGGAGGATCCCTCCACATACGGCCATGTTCCCTATATCAGCTTTTGTTGGTAATCTTGGACTGTGTGGGCCACCACTTCCTCCTTGTAAACTTTGCTAA